A region from the Pseudobacteroides sp. genome encodes:
- a CDS encoding DUF3237 family protein has product MVKSEDRIHMISTRRHGLLFISFVIMIFITVGFIQCISTAQGTKAPDLNDDKVVNMADVILLAGAFNSVSGDEKYKAEYDLNSDNSINMADVILIAGQFNKVIISTSIPTPTSPQQTNDIEKILIPHKSWTCGMADGIPKPENGSLVLEASMKLDQVYDLGKTQYGQRKVYVIQGGTITGTKLSGSIMSGGLDFQLDISNGAMEIEQIFVIKTTDGTYIYLRSAGTAANQNDIRMVPDFEAPTSSSYSWLNTGKYVGRRIIDTAAKTMKISVYDVSGININPNSSNSITVNEPTDVKDQPWDYRKASSEKNGSQFIVESVSLGSSQSVGATKKGGNRNIIPITGGTVTGKLNAKIIPAGADYQNLSSPMTIDARYLWMTNDGEIIIVRNGGQFGALVPTFEVRADSKYSYLNNNLYLSSNPAMISAGVSITFYESQK; this is encoded by the coding sequence ATGGTAAAATCGGAGGATAGGATTCATATGATAAGCACAAGAAGGCATGGTTTGCTATTTATTTCTTTTGTAATTATGATTTTTATCACAGTAGGTTTTATTCAATGCATATCAACAGCACAAGGAACAAAGGCACCTGATTTAAATGATGACAAGGTAGTTAATATGGCAGATGTTATACTTTTAGCAGGTGCTTTTAATTCTGTTTCAGGAGATGAAAAATATAAAGCCGAATATGACCTAAATAGTGATAATTCCATAAATATGGCTGATGTAATACTTATTGCAGGTCAATTCAATAAAGTAATAATCAGCACAAGCATACCTACTCCAACATCACCGCAGCAGACAAATGATATTGAAAAGATACTTATTCCCCATAAGTCTTGGACATGTGGAATGGCGGATGGGATTCCAAAACCGGAAAACGGGTCGCTGGTTTTGGAGGCAAGTATGAAGCTTGATCAAGTTTACGACTTGGGTAAAACTCAATATGGTCAAAGAAAAGTATATGTGATCCAAGGCGGCACTATAACAGGAACAAAACTATCCGGCTCTATAATGTCGGGAGGGCTTGATTTTCAACTGGATATTTCAAATGGTGCAATGGAAATCGAACAGATATTTGTAATTAAAACCACAGATGGGACCTATATATATCTAAGAAGTGCGGGCACAGCTGCAAATCAAAATGATATAAGAATGGTACCGGATTTTGAAGCACCAACCTCCAGTTCTTATAGTTGGCTCAATACAGGTAAATATGTTGGCAGACGCATTATTGATACTGCAGCTAAGACTATGAAAATAAGTGTGTATGATGTATCAGGCATAAACATAAATCCCAATTCAAGCAACTCGATTACAGTAAATGAACCTACAGATGTAAAGGACCAACCGTGGGATTATAGAAAAGCATCATCAGAAAAGAATGGCAGCCAATTTATTGTTGAATCAGTTAGCCTTGGATCAAGCCAGTCTGTAGGAGCAACTAAGAAGGGCGGAAACAGAAACATCATTCCCATAACGGGCGGTACAGTGACTGGAAAACTTAATGCCAAGATTATACCTGCAGGAGCAGATTACCAGAATCTCTCATCGCCTATGACAATTGATGCCAGATATCTTTGGATGACCAATGATGGGGAGATAATAATAGTGCGAAATGGCGGACAATTTGGGGCCCTTGTACCTACATTTGAAGTCCGGGCAGATAGTAAATATTCTTACTTGAATAATAATTTATATTTGAGTTCAAATCCGGCAATGATATCAGCTGGGGTCTCAATTACATTTTATGAAAGCCAAAAGTAG
- a CDS encoding GDSL-type esterase/lipase family protein — protein sequence MSKINFKFHKVLSSVLLIGAITIGGISTYPTLTSSAAAPIKIMPIGDSCTEGMGDPNMGSYRTELYKHYKNAGIDFDFVGSNQKGPSTLPDRDNEGHSGWTIPQVASNVNNWLATHNPDVILLWIGGNDLLQTGKTNPTGLSNLIDQIIKQKPNIKIFVSDYYPVPDSVTKYNSEIPGVIQQKVSEGKSVYFNKMSSMNFVRSTDLSSDGLHLNVNGYIKAAKIWYDSTITVLKSMSGNSTPTNTPTNTPTNTPTNTPSSVNPVPQDVNGDRVVNMADVILIASRFNAIKEQSNYDVKCDLNNDGVINMSDVIMIASKFNYSY from the coding sequence ATGTCAAAAATTAATTTTAAGTTTCACAAAGTACTATCTTCAGTGTTATTGATCGGTGCGATAACTATCGGAGGAATTTCTACATATCCTACATTAACATCCTCTGCTGCAGCACCAATTAAAATAATGCCCATTGGTGATTCCTGTACAGAAGGTATGGGTGACCCGAATATGGGGTCCTATCGTACTGAATTATATAAACATTACAAAAATGCAGGAATTGATTTTGATTTTGTCGGATCAAACCAGAAAGGACCGAGTACCTTGCCTGATAGAGATAATGAAGGCCATTCAGGTTGGACTATTCCTCAGGTGGCAAGTAATGTAAATAACTGGCTTGCTACCCATAATCCGGATGTAATACTGCTGTGGATCGGAGGAAACGATTTACTTCAGACGGGTAAAACAAACCCTACCGGTCTTAGCAACTTGATAGATCAGATTATTAAACAAAAGCCCAATATTAAGATATTTGTATCGGATTATTATCCTGTGCCCGACAGCGTTACAAAATACAATTCGGAAATTCCGGGAGTTATTCAGCAAAAGGTCAGCGAGGGCAAGAGCGTCTACTTTAACAAGATGAGCAGCATGAATTTTGTAAGAAGCACAGACCTTTCTTCAGATGGTTTGCACCTCAATGTTAATGGATATATTAAAGCAGCTAAAATATGGTATGACAGTACAATCACAGTTTTAAAGTCTATGTCGGGAAACAGTACCCCTACAAATACCCCTACAAATACTCCAACTAACACTCCTACAAATACCCCAAGCAGTGTTAATCCGGTACCTCAAGATGTTAATGGAGACAGGGTTGTTAATATGGCTGATGTCATACTAATTGCTTCACGCTTTAATGCAATAAAAGAACAAAGCAATTATGATGTAAAATGTGATTTGAATAATGACGGAGTCATTAATATGAGTGATGTAATTATGATTGCCTCAAAATTTAACTACTCATATTAG
- a CDS encoding response regulator transcription factor has translation MRILLVEDEIHLSEALLYTLRKNNYIVDAAYDGITGQQMAETLVYNLIILDRMLPGKEGLDILKELRKQGITTPILILTAKDSVKNRIEGLDSGADDYLIKPFSKDELLARIRALGRRQTEIIINEELNIGSMTFNPLKGEIKTKSQTLKLTSKESQILEILIKNKALVISKEQLMERIWGFQSDIELNNIEVYLSYLRKKLALIDCGIKIETIRARGYCLKEVL, from the coding sequence ATGAGAATATTGCTTGTTGAAGATGAAATTCATCTTTCAGAAGCTCTCTTATACACGTTAAGAAAGAACAATTACATAGTCGATGCAGCTTATGATGGAATAACAGGCCAGCAAATGGCCGAAACGCTGGTTTACAACCTTATTATCCTTGATAGAATGCTGCCTGGAAAGGAAGGCCTTGATATACTGAAAGAACTGCGAAAGCAAGGTATAACAACACCTATCCTTATATTGACCGCAAAAGATTCGGTTAAGAATAGGATTGAAGGGCTTGATAGCGGTGCGGATGACTATTTGATAAAACCTTTCTCAAAAGACGAACTTCTGGCAAGAATAAGAGCTCTAGGAAGAAGACAGACAGAAATAATAATAAATGAGGAATTAAACATAGGAAGTATGACCTTTAATCCATTAAAGGGCGAAATAAAAACAAAAAGTCAGACCTTAAAACTTACATCAAAAGAATCTCAGATTCTTGAAATCCTTATTAAAAATAAAGCCCTGGTTATTTCGAAGGAACAACTTATGGAGAGAATTTGGGGATTTCAATCAGATATTGAGCTTAATAATATTGAAGTATATCTATCATATCTAAGGAAAAAACTTGCACTGATAGATTGCGGGATTAAAATTGAAACCATCAGAGCTAGAGGTTATTGCCTGAAGGAGGTTTTGTAA
- a CDS encoding sensor histidine kinase: MFRKLKIKFIMTNIVSLTIVLLMIFSGIYFSMKYWIKFQADMILNTIARDEKLSSDYNPSLVRFFFVKMDPYGKTIGSDSDITISEDDMETFKDLALKREVTTGNIINNNYKFKFLIVPKGYGSILVFLDYSVEEVMIKPLLFISIFISLVTLTLVFIISIFLANKSIQPIKGSWEKQAAFIADASHELRTPLAVVTSNLEIVMENETETVGSQKKWFGNIQSELERMRKLVDDLLFLARADAEDEFPKDYFDLSGLLFKICDSFMPLAKKKGLALTLYNKDNITAYGNEFRIKQLITILLDNAIKYTGCGGKIHLRLESNATMYQLSIIDSGEGIPKEHIDKIFDRFYRVDKSRSRAYGGSGLGLAIAKCIINEHKGVINIISEVGKGTEVTVFLPVE, translated from the coding sequence ATGTTTCGGAAACTTAAGATCAAGTTTATCATGACCAATATAGTTTCTTTAACAATTGTTTTACTTATGATTTTTTCCGGAATATATTTTTCAATGAAATATTGGATAAAATTTCAGGCAGATATGATACTAAATACCATTGCAAGAGATGAAAAATTGAGCTCCGATTATAATCCGTCACTGGTAAGATTCTTTTTTGTCAAAATGGATCCATATGGGAAAACAATAGGATCTGATTCAGATATTACTATTTCTGAGGATGATATGGAAACTTTTAAAGACTTAGCACTTAAAAGGGAAGTTACTACTGGAAATATTATTAATAATAATTACAAATTTAAATTTTTAATAGTTCCTAAAGGATATGGATCTATACTGGTATTTCTCGATTATAGTGTTGAAGAAGTAATGATTAAACCGCTTTTATTTATCAGTATTTTCATTAGTCTGGTAACCCTTACACTGGTTTTCATAATAAGTATTTTTCTTGCCAACAAATCCATTCAGCCTATAAAAGGATCATGGGAAAAGCAAGCTGCTTTTATTGCAGATGCATCACATGAACTTAGGACACCCCTTGCAGTAGTAACCTCAAATTTGGAAATAGTAATGGAAAACGAGACGGAAACTGTCGGAAGCCAGAAAAAGTGGTTTGGCAACATCCAAAGCGAATTGGAACGCATGAGAAAACTTGTTGATGATTTATTGTTTTTGGCAAGGGCAGATGCTGAAGATGAGTTTCCTAAAGATTATTTTGATTTAAGCGGATTATTATTTAAAATATGCGATTCTTTTATGCCGCTTGCAAAAAAGAAAGGATTAGCCCTAACCCTGTATAATAAAGATAATATCACAGCATATGGTAATGAATTTCGAATAAAACAGCTTATAACAATACTATTGGATAATGCGATAAAGTATACTGGCTGTGGAGGGAAAATCCATTTGAGGTTGGAATCTAATGCAACAATGTATCAATTGTCTATCATTGACTCTGGTGAAGGTATTCCTAAAGAACATATAGATAAAATTTTTGACAGGTTCTATAGAGTAGATAAATCCCGCTCCAGGGCTTACGGAGGTTCAGGATTAGGCTTGGCTATAGCAAAATGCATCATTAATGAGCACAAGGGAGTTATTAACATTATAAGTGAGGTTGGAAAAGGAACAGAGGTCACCGTATTTCTTCCTGTTGAATAG